One Streptomyces lincolnensis genomic region harbors:
- a CDS encoding class I SAM-dependent methyltransferase produces the protein MARQLDEQIIGRFPVGKRLRVLDVGMGQGTQALRLVRAGHKVTGLEQDARMVAAARETLSGEPEGIRERMRIIEGDGRDTGVHFLPGSFDVVLCHGVLMYVEEPDPLLAGLARMLAPGGLLSLLVRNGDALAMRPGLSGDWAGALAAFDTTAYRNRLGLDVRADRLGTLTATLAGIGAPLQAWYGVRVFTDTAPDGAEMPADAEALLAVEERAGRTDPYRGVAALLHLCGVRG, from the coding sequence GTGGCCCGGCAGCTCGACGAGCAGATAATCGGGCGGTTCCCGGTCGGGAAGCGGCTGAGGGTGCTCGACGTGGGGATGGGCCAGGGCACGCAGGCGCTGCGGCTGGTCCGGGCCGGACACAAGGTGACCGGTCTCGAACAGGACGCCAGGATGGTCGCCGCGGCCCGCGAGACGCTGTCCGGGGAGCCCGAGGGCATCCGGGAGCGGATGCGGATCATCGAGGGCGACGGCCGGGACACCGGGGTGCACTTCCTGCCCGGCAGCTTCGACGTCGTGTTGTGCCACGGCGTACTGATGTACGTCGAGGAGCCGGATCCGCTGCTCGCGGGGCTGGCCCGGATGCTCGCGCCCGGCGGGCTGCTGTCGCTGCTCGTGCGCAACGGCGACGCGCTGGCGATGCGGCCGGGCCTGTCCGGTGACTGGGCCGGGGCGCTGGCCGCCTTCGACACCACCGCCTACCGCAACCGGCTGGGCCTCGACGTCCGCGCCGACCGCCTGGGCACCCTCACCGCGACGCTCGCGGGGATCGGGGCGCCCCTCCAGGCCTGGTACGGCGTGCGGGTCTTCACGGACACGGCGCCGGACGGGGCCGAGATGCCGGCCGACGCGGAGGCCCTGCTGGCGGTCGAGGAACGGGCGGGGCGGACGGATCCGTATCGCGGGGTGGCGGCGCTGCTGCATCTGTGCGGGGTGCGCGGCTGA